The following is a genomic window from Leptidea sinapis chromosome 1, ilLepSina1.1, whole genome shotgun sequence.
TATCTGGACACTATTTTTCGTTCAATGTTATCGCTTTCTCTTGATTGTCGTCAACAGGCGGTAAACGTTGGATGTAACAACAAACTTTTCGAGCATGTTCGCTTTCACGATAGACAGAACCGGGAAGGACCCtcttaaataaactttttacacGTACAACAAAAGGTCGGAGGGTTGGAAGTCCGCTAGACatgcggcgcctttttctgtgcAATATATGCAACGGGctcaatttacaaaataatttgttgcttttgaagtgtttgggcttgtttataaaaacgaacgtcgacgcttttgtttttaaacaagctagcgctttgttagataacataaacaatagatactgcgtaatttgaACAAATTTCGTATAAAGTATGCATTGTTTGCatgattacatttcgattattattaatgaatgtagtaattttttataactaaaacatacttcaaagttactaattagtaatcgaatagttactaaaacatcaaagataatacaaaaaataatttttaaatcgactgctacagataaatttttacggctgaccgcattttgacggcttgtcgtattttacacagataaagttttaaaatgaaaaaaaaaaaatcttttatagtctgttaaattacctttcttgtggtatatcgtgtagcttgtctaactgtgtgtttatttaacgaaaaaaatatCTCTGCGCGCCCCCGCGagcagacataagatgtctgcTTGGCACTCAACGGAGTTTTTATAGCAGACATAATGTCATGCGGTGACCTTGGCGTCTTTGCGCCACACGCGATGTTGCAGCTTGGCAACCCAGCTGATCATGGGGACTACTTAAACTAAATCTGAAAACTTGATCAGAATAGTGTTTCTctgaatataaaagtaaaatttacttCAGTTTTTATTGACACTAAAATGAATTCATTTACATGGAATGATTTTTTCCAAGTTATCCCAAAAATGCATaagatattgaaatataatttcaaaattgcgccaatataaaaacatataatttatatcttCGCATGATTCaagcttatattatattaaataatatctatgTTTTTCAGATAAACCGGAAGTTCCTGAACAAAGCTTGCTAAGGATCCTTAATTTGTACAATGATACTGCAAAGAATATAATGCAAATAAATGCAAGTGTTGGTAATGAAAGCATCCGACACGACTTAACCAGACTAAATCTTGAGCATCAGAAACTCAATAACGCTAATGGTAATTTGTATGAGCTTAATAGTTTTGAGCCTTCATCTATGAATCACTAATTATTAACCTAACTGAAAAAGTCTGAAAATTGCtgttataagaattaaaatcattttaactCTATTAACAACAAatctttattttactttaaaggCAAAATAAATTGCagctttataaattttaaattacgtggcaagtttttataaaataatattcttaaatttttctttttaattattaacaaaactaTTCTTTTAGTTATGAAAAGAGACAATAATGTCTATTGGAAAACTAATCACAACAATATGTCcagaaattataataactttaaacaaaacaaaggaCATTCAAGAATTTACCATAGCCACGACCACAAACACGAAATGGACTATTTACATCCGGATCACGATCCTCAAATTAACCAAGACTTTAGAAAGTATGATAGCAGTAAGGATGCAACTCCTTATGAAAATttgttaagaataaataaacatCGCCAATGTACACGGAAACCTGATGCACCATGCGATAATGCAATTTGCAATCCAACAAAATCTCTAAGACAATGTACAAGGTCTGTCACGAGCGTTGAACAACCTTGTGAAACAAATTCTAATTCAAACATGTGTCCTCATCAATTTTGTTCTTGTACAACGACATGTTCAACAAATCCATCAGTTCAAAGTAATTGCCctcaagaaattaataaaaataattgtcctACATCGAATTTTAACTGTGCTTGTCAACAATCAATTTGCAATCCCTTTCTGCGTAGAAGCTTTGAATCAAGGACACAAAACACTAATGTCTATGATGATGATCCGGATTCATATTTAGAATTTCATAAGAGAAACATTGACAGACAACCTAGTGAAgcattaaaagtaaatttaaattcttgGAAAAATGACGCATCAAAATTTACGATGAGAAACTTCAATGGTCACAGGCaggtaattttaatataaacattcataatttactcTTATTCTGActttttatgatataaaatgttttacaGCTACAGAAAAAGAAGAGACGACGAACTGAATTCAAGATTCAAACCATTTTGGCAAATAGATGATTATAATATGAGGCCAGAACatcaattaaaatcaataaGGTATACGACAATATCAAATAAAAGGACtcaaaatagaaaatacttgAAGTCTACAAGAGTACCAACTACAGAGTACattacaataagaaaaaataatgtaaagcattttacagaaaaatatttatcttttgaTGAGCTATTGCGTTTGCGAAAAGTCTCAGCTGACATTTACGGTGCTCGTCGTGCTGGAGAAAACACGACAGCAACTACAGCTAGTGCCGATACAAAGGCCCAAGAAAACACTACGGAATATACAGCAAACACACCATTCAAGCGGCTAAAGCATTGTTCTCGAAAATTGACTTGTACTTGGACAGCAGCCTCATTGACAAATGATCCCAATAAAAATAGAGGTTCCCGTACGCCACCTGGTTATGTTGAAGGCTGCACGCGTACGTCTACTTGCACTCGTGATGACATGAACAGAAACAAAATGGCGTCAACAACAGATCCAAGCATTGAAGTAGAAAGTGATTCAGGTGGCGACGATGATGATTATTGCGAAAAACGAGCCTTGGATATACAACGAAGAAATGCAAATATTGATATTCATGATAAAACTAGTTTATCCCTACGTGATCAAGAACACTCGAGTTCTATTATAAAGCCTCTCGATGCAATTAACGGTAATGATAAATACGCTTGCGAATGTGATGattctataagaaaaaaaagagAATTAAATGAAGATGATGAACTCGTCACTAAGAAATGTCATAAGAAACGCTCAAAACTGTCATATGGTGAGTTATTCTATTTGGtcgttaaaaaaattttaagtaattgGAAGAATAGTGATCAAAATATGTCGAAAAGAAATTGTTTGTGTAATTCATCTGTTGGAGGAATAGTTTCTAATGAGCTTGTATTAACAATGTCTGtaactttaaattttgtatttattagcttaaagatataatttcaaaatatgtaCATCTACTTATTTAATTGAGCTTTTTTATTGATTAGACATATAGTGATATTAAAAACAGATTAATATTATCCTTAAATCTTTAGAATCAGAGGTACACCAAAGCCTTACAATACATGAGACCTTCACGACCTTCATAAtgtaaacttttatattttttaatgagctatgttgttataatataattatttataagaaaataagaatcggtcaagtgtgagtcggaTGCAAACGAGGCTTCTATACCGACAAGATATAACactatgttattttaaatatttctgtaataattgaatatttaacataaaactGAAACTTTAgctttaactttaattttagcTTTGTTTTAGGTTTTCGAGGGGGAGCCATAAGTAAAAtatcatacataattttttttctttcgattAGCATGCAGATATAAATGTGTTATCTTGTGAAAAAAATTGTTCTTTATACTTTTCTGTTAAAGCTGTTACATAAACGGGTAAGGTTTTCGTTGGGTTACTCTTTGGAAATGTAATCCTAAAAAGGACTTTATCTTGGATGCAGTTGGGAACAAACACATTTCCAGTTTATTAGTTGATAAGAaccttatttcataaaacagGTTTCGGGTTTATAGCAAAGTGAAATGCAGAAATTGATGATCATTCTTTTTGTCAATGATGTCATCATTGACAAAAAGAGCTTGTATGATACTTATTACGTGGAGCTACCGTTACGTACTCTTGTATTCCTAATTCAAATTACATTTAAGGTAAAAAAATAGTGCTTATTAATCAACAGATTTCCTAAAACAAATAATGGGGACTTAATAAAGACGATGAACAtatctataatatgtaatatcttAAAAATTGTTCTATAAAATTATGTGCAAGTGTAGTAATATAAAAGACATTTAACATGTTACGATCATTTGCTGAGAAATTTAAACACTGCAttccaattttataaaatattttattttaacaaaacagataaaacagtgataatattaaaaacacatAGATGTTACATAAACATAGAAAAGACGCTCCGTGAGCACAATGAAACTTCTCGTTCAATTTTAACTCTCTTAAATCAGATGCTAAGTCTTGCAGTACAGCCTTATAGTTTGTTAACACTTCGCGATCATCACataggcttctttttttattatatgtcatgtttttattaaaaggacTTTCTCTCTTTGATCTGAGTTGAGAACACACACGTGTGGAAATCGGagatttttgcttttttaaatcaatatatcctgaaaaaaatattaatttcatgaCGTGTGTATCGCTCACTGTTAAAATGGCGTACTTATTTTTAACCATATCCGTTGTCATTTAGAACAATACTGCTTTTTGTGGGACTTTCTGAAATTAAATCTGTATCTAAAATTTCTTCTATAAAGTCCTTTGTTGCCGGATTTCGCTTTAATGCTTCTATTTCTAATACGATATCCGAAATTGGCAAATCAGAAGTGTCGTAATAGGCCGTGTCTATTGTTTCTGTAGTATGATCTTCATCTTCAGGAAAAAAATAATGACCTGTGAACTCAAGATTACGTTGAACTTCACCTAATTCTGCTCGCACTCTAACAGGACTAACATCAGACGGCATTTGTGTATCCATAGTATCTTCAGCCATTGTAGAAATTTTatctgtaaaatatttttattttgaagttttGCCCTCTTTGAATGTAACATTTAAAAGGCTAAGATTCTTTGGATTTTAGGCAGACACAGCAAATAATTAACTGTGTACAAACTACTCATGTTATTTAAGTCAATGTTATTTAACCAATTTGAAGTTATGGGATTCAACTAAGGGTAAGTCATTAATcacaataatacaaaatactatgtaatatatacggtgtcccaaagttatgggacatgaagggaaagtaccttaaatatcgtagatagggtattttactgaaagaagactttatgttatttttaaaagttagtaaaattctgcattcaaagattttctaaaaattacttgcctcgtctgtgaatcgaaccgacttaaatgtaaaaataaaacacccctacttttattttattatgtagatatgagaaagtggtcaattaagtgggtatttttttgtaaatttattcattaaatgctataaatgtgatccctcctgtcttacgcaaatcgccaatatttttatgagtccgctgccttttgattttcttatcattttatggtgaatattCGATATGGTATGGCACAATTCTATTTGTAACTCACCCActttctcgtatcgcttttaaactaagaaaaaaactatgctataaaatattttaattatgaagtgggtacttatttacgaataatcaatgctatctatggaatgatagtatctctacttttcgaacgtcgtcgacggcaataaataactttcttgaaatttgacaaaacaattttacgttgctcctttcttttaaaataatatgttacttaagaagagttattagtttttggccattcttttgattggcatcataaaagtaggggtgttttttttttacatttaagtcggttcgattcccagacgaggcaaataatttttagaaaatcgtTGAATgtagaattactaacttttaaaaataacataaagtcttctttcagtaaaataccctatctacgatatttaaggtactctCCCTTCtagtcccataactttgggacgccctgtacATATCGTGGGCGTATTGTTGGTTTGGACAGATCTTGATATGGTTGGGCTTGACACATCGGCATTGTGCCCAGAAAAAAGTCGGGCGGATTGACGATAATAACGGATATGTTGTATACCCCAGCTGATCACTGGGCCGATCCTGAAGTTGTTGCATTTCCAATGGTGGCGCTCTCTTTCCACTCTCCGCTTGTTTACGCAAGTGGAAGATAGACTAtagctaaatataataatagtgtaAAATGTTTCTCTCATGTCCCTTTGATTTAAAGTTAGTAGATTTATTAACTATTCTTATGTTTATACGTTAACGCtccatatttatttttgattactGAACAATTAAGAAGTAGGGTCCATGCAGCGGGGAAAGAcaaaatttcataacatcaaaattcaactaatatttgtataattatgacaATTGTCAAAACAATGACATAAATATAGatagaaaaaaattgacaaaatcCATTGCTTGATAAATGTTTCAATTAGCAAATCTAACTTTAcacataaagaaataaagagCTATCGAAATCTAATAACAAAACAGTAAAACGTAGTGatcgtttatttttattgtataattatttttttaatatacagtagtgtaatcaactaattgttATCTAATTAAATCGGCCTTGTTCACTAGTGAgtcccaaaaataaatttagactGTTAATCACTCGAGCACGAGCACTCGAGCACTCGAGCCCGAGCACTCGAGCCGAGTGTAGCGTGCCGTGGCAGTGGCCGGCGAAAACCGAATCAGCCTTTGTTCACTAGTAAgtgcaaaattattttttatcaagtaACATTATATCTACCGTCATTTTATATCATCACAAATTTTAAAGCCTTGGACAGCCTACACAAACGATATGCCCAAGTGTTGCTGGCCAAATCGTCAAACCTTAGATTAAGaaatggtctccgctgcactccaacaagataccgcaaGCGTActcacaaagtgcggcaactaatagtaCGTCCAAgtgagcgtactcgagccagtctcgaacaatgtgtgacattgacgtgccacacgttctgttaaactttgctaataattgaaactaaaatggcgggGTGCGTAgcaaaacattataaaaataatactaccagaattaagaaagacactgggatcatatatcatcagtaagtattttgtattttattaatatcaatgtaatgacgcgtatgttacaaaatgaaataaacatttaaagatGCCGTTGactgtcaagatgccacgcgtctaagcatctaatagttggcgtaataaaaaagctattgttcttagatatatatatagtatctagttggagcgcaacggagaccaatcgTTAATCTAAGCATCAACTTTAAGCGTTTAacgatataaaaatatcaaaagcagctttatatttattgaatatggACGTAGACTAAGTTGTGATCAactgaacataatataataaaaaaaaattaacagatgCTTTTCGGTTACTATGCTCTTCGATTACTTTTGAAGATTTGCGAATAAAACGTACCAAATCTTTTCCTGCACTACCGACAAAGTATGCTTAATACTTTATGAGCAGCTATTGATTGAGATGTGAaatcataataaacaaaaaatttacatctacaatattataattaggttTAATTACTGTCAATACAAATTCGCATTATTAGCTGATATCGTATGTACATTTATAACAACTAGTATAATCTCAATAATTATAAAGGAGTAAGCTATGTCATCAACTAATGGTAatcaagaaataaatttaaaaatcatttcattatcattataaGAAAAGACATTTACAAAGGTCACAATGTGTGAATAGATCTATATTTTGTAAGAAATCACTAATTTGCATGCAAATCAATTGGCTAAGCCTGTAGACACATAAaactatttcttattttttataattatgtttgacgcaaattaaaattatgaataacGTTACGCTTTATTTGGTACAAAAACgtgtttaatatattaaaaataaatccacGACAACTTTCGAATATACACACATATACACATGGAATGATGATACGACACCAACGTATTCTttggaatacatttttttttatgattatcaTAATAAATGTTCAATCACGGCATCAGCacgaaattacattttttttactatacacCAATTTCATCAAGATCGGTCAAGCTGTGCTTGAGTTTTTAGTAGAACACACAGGCATAAAATTTCAGTAATAGTAAAATTGGTGTCAGTGAgtcaaacaaatcaaaaaactgtgacaaaattttaagaaaaaataattaggtacatacataccttactagatttattaaaatatattgtatatgtatACGTGTACACAGctccaattaaaataaaaaaatataacttcttcTTACAATAATGAACTTCggcttttattaaataatttaatgatataaaaaattatgttatactTTACCACGGTTCCGAAATATGACGGCTTCGACTAAATCTGCCAATAAAGTGGAGTTAACTACATCACTCTCTGTTGCTTTTGTCGATAAAGGCGTTGTTTTTTTGCTGTAAATTCGACTAACTATGGCATCGACTTTAGAGTCAGAGAATTTACTCTCGCTCAGGGTTGATTTTGTTGAAAGTAACATTTCTTTAAATGAGTTATCCGTCACTAAGTTTTTCTTTAGTAACTTTATTAACTCATCGACTGCAAAAATACCTTTACAAGAAGAAGTAATTGGCTTATCAAGTAATTCTGTTACTTTGTTATAGTCAAAAAGATGCGAGAAATAATCAAATGACGTTTCATTTCCAGCGTCTTGGATTTCTGTTATAGAATCATTATTAATATGATCATTTTCCTTCACATTACGTTTATTTTCAGCTGTCTTCTCATCAGATTCAATTTTGCTTGTATGTTCGCTGGTAAACTTTCCAAAATTTAATGTTGTGCTAAATTTAGAAGCTCGAACCAGACCTGAGAATTATATTcggaaaattattttttttgcagaaaaaccgataaaaaaacataatttaaaatgttgaaaataTCAACAACAGAACAAAATCATCAGAAGAAAATCATCAAACATTAATCataatcatattacatataGTAAATTGGCATTTCCGTGCATGGGTTTGCAGAAAATTGATCTTGACAAACAGgcacataaattcaaattcaaatatttttattcaaaataggatgtgacatcacttattgaaagtcaaaaactaccacccattccaaaatgaacgcctaagacctgagaagaatgggcgcaacaaactcagggggctttttttttcatcaaaaaaatatttttgatgaaattgttcaaattaacttattatcgaatagcctgagggcgttcgctccattcccaatctgtggtttcattaagaaaatcatttatgttatagtaacctttaccacacaaacgttttttaacaattcttttgaataacgttatacttttgttgtgaacattttctgggatcttgttgtaaaagcatatacatcgctccacaaaagacatactaactcgattaagccgagtagtaggcattataagtttatgtctgttcctggtgataacattatggttatgacagtttctagcaaattcacttatgtgccaatgaacatacattatactatcaagaata
Proteins encoded in this region:
- the LOC126979730 gene encoding uncharacterized protein LOC126979730 isoform X2, translated to MLNFTKLIITLYLQLVLKSVVQTTNYCEPQLCGNSKSHTMCIYKSETPAQSCVKYEKIIKSVEDKQAILNKINNRRNKVASGDIRSLPPAANMMKVEWNEELELFAQRWADQCVKHPADLDTCRDTETAAVGQNIATVYGESPGLNPFTLVDLWYMELFNANTSIIAGYRRSSMSSEHYNFFTQLVWAETSQVGCGGVKFQEVIDDNSNRKRTVYRLVCNFLPSGNIVGQPVYKEGDPCNQCPEYSSCDVDFTHLCSLVRASKFSTTLNFGKFTSEHTSKIESDEKTAENKRNVKENDHINNDSITEIQDAGNETSFDYFSHLFDYNKVTELLDKPITSSCKGIFAVDELIKLLKKNLVTDNSFKEMLLSTKSTLSESKFSDSKVDAIVSRIYSKKTTPLSTKATESDVVNSTLLADLVEAVIFRNRDKISTMAEDTMDTQMPSDVSPVRVRAELGYIDLKKQKSPISTRVCSQLRSKRESPFNKNMTYNKKRSLCDDREVLTNYKAVLQDLASDLRELKLNEKFHCAHGASFLCLCNIYVFLILSLFYLFC
- the LOC126979654 gene encoding probable cyclin-dependent serine/threonine-protein kinase DDB_G0292550 isoform X3, with protein sequence MFNFKLLVLMCLCYPTTCNRYCDICPNHTLCKYPISGPSENCVGYKNVILKEADIKDIVNRINEKRNFIAMGHSKYLPQAANMKELVWSDELAKIAQRWVDRCDAGIKRDRPDDCRDLATARVGQNIATVTGVTSDVNLRNFIDIWFMQSMDYSGNVAYYNISQDAKSHYFTQLIWATTLRVGCGRARFFVQATKPILVDRLVCNFSPRGNTHGKPIYTIGYPTTQCGFKSKSLYPGLCFDKPEVPEQSLLRILNLYNDTAKNIMQINASVGNESIRHDLTRLNLEHQKLNNANVMKRDNNVYWKTNHNNMSRNYNNFKQNKGHSRIYHSHDHKHEMDYLHPDHDPQINQDFRKYDSSKDATPYENLLRINKHRQCTRKPDAPCDNAICNPTKSLRQCTRSVTSVEQPCETNSNSNMCPHQFCSCTTTCSTNPSVQSNCPQEINKNNCPTSNFNCACQQSICNPFLRRSFESRTQNTNVYDDDPDSYLEFHKRNIDRQPSEALKVNLNSWKNDASKFTMRNFNGHRQLQKKKRRRTEFKIQTILANR
- the LOC126979654 gene encoding uncharacterized protein LOC126979654 isoform X1, with product MFNFKLLVLMCLCYPTTCNRYCDICPNHTLCKYPISGPSENCVGYKNVILKEADIKDIVNRINEKRNFIAMGHSKYLPQAANMKELVWSDELAKIAQRWVDRCDAGIKRDRPDDCRDLATARVGQNIATVTGVTSDVNLRNFIDIWFMQSMDYSGNVAYYNISQDAKSHYFTQLIWATTLRVGCGRARFFVQATKPILVDRLVCNFSPRGNTHGKPIYTIGYPTTQCGFKSKSLYPGLCFDKPEVPEQSLLRILNLYNDTAKNIMQINASVGNESIRHDLTRLNLEHQKLNNANVMKRDNNVYWKTNHNNMSRNYNNFKQNKGHSRIYHSHDHKHEMDYLHPDHDPQINQDFRKYDSSKDATPYENLLRINKHRQCTRKPDAPCDNAICNPTKSLRQCTRSVTSVEQPCETNSNSNMCPHQFCSCTTTCSTNPSVQSNCPQEINKNNCPTSNFNCACQQSICNPFLRRSFESRTQNTNVYDDDPDSYLEFHKRNIDRQPSEALKVNLNSWKNDASKFTMRNFNGHSYRKRRDDELNSRFKPFWQIDDYNMRPEHQLKSIRYTTISNKRTQNRKYLKSTRVPTTEYITIRKNNVKHFTEKYLSFDELLRLRKVSADIYGARRAGENTTATTASADTKAQENTTEYTANTPFKRLKHCSRKLTCTWTAASLTNDPNKNRGSRTPPGYVEGCTRTSTCTRDDMNRNKMASTTDPSIEVESDSGGDDDDYCEKRALDIQRRNANIDIHDKTSLSLRDQEHSSSIIKPLDAINGNDKYACECDDSIRKKRELNEDDELVTKKCHKKRSKLSYGELFYLVVKKILSNWKNSDQNMSKRNCLCNSSVGGIVSNELVLTMSVTLNFVFISLKI
- the LOC126979654 gene encoding uncharacterized protein LOC126979654 isoform X2; translated protein: MSLTTICNSQDAKSHYFTQLIWATTLRVGCGRARFFVQATKPILVDRLVCNFSPRGNTHGKPIYTIGYPTTQCGFKSKSLYPGLCFDKPEVPEQSLLRILNLYNDTAKNIMQINASVGNESIRHDLTRLNLEHQKLNNANVMKRDNNVYWKTNHNNMSRNYNNFKQNKGHSRIYHSHDHKHEMDYLHPDHDPQINQDFRKYDSSKDATPYENLLRINKHRQCTRKPDAPCDNAICNPTKSLRQCTRSVTSVEQPCETNSNSNMCPHQFCSCTTTCSTNPSVQSNCPQEINKNNCPTSNFNCACQQSICNPFLRRSFESRTQNTNVYDDDPDSYLEFHKRNIDRQPSEALKVNLNSWKNDASKFTMRNFNGHSYRKRRDDELNSRFKPFWQIDDYNMRPEHQLKSIRYTTISNKRTQNRKYLKSTRVPTTEYITIRKNNVKHFTEKYLSFDELLRLRKVSADIYGARRAGENTTATTASADTKAQENTTEYTANTPFKRLKHCSRKLTCTWTAASLTNDPNKNRGSRTPPGYVEGCTRTSTCTRDDMNRNKMASTTDPSIEVESDSGGDDDDYCEKRALDIQRRNANIDIHDKTSLSLRDQEHSSSIIKPLDAINGNDKYACECDDSIRKKRELNEDDELVTKKCHKKRSKLSYGELFYLVVKKILSNWKNSDQNMSKRNCLCNSSVGGIVSNELVLTMSVTLNFVFISLKI
- the LOC126979730 gene encoding uncharacterized protein LOC126979730 isoform X4, which encodes MMKVEWNEELELFAQRWADQCVKHPADLDTCRDTETAAVGQNIATVYGESPGLNPFTLVDLWYMELFNANTSIIAGYRRSSMSSEHYNFFTQLVWAETSQVGCGGVKFQEVIDDNSNRKRTVYRLVCNFLPSGNIVGQPVYKEGDPCNQCPEYSSCDVDFTHLCSLVRASKFSTTLNFGKFTSEHTSKIESDEKTAENKRNVKENDHINNDSITEIQDAGNETSFDYFSHLFDYNKVTELLDKPITSSCKGIFAVDELIKLLKKNLVTDNSFKEMLLSTKSTLSESKFSDSKVDAIVSRIYSKKTTPLSTKATESDVVNSTLLADLVEAVIFRNRDKISTMAEDTMDTQMPSDVSPVRVRAELGEVQRNLEFTGYIDLKKQKSPISTRVCSQLRSKRESPFNKNMTYNKKRSLCDDREVLTNYKAVLQDLASDLRELKLNEKFHCAHGASFLCLCNIYVFLILSLFYLFC
- the LOC126979654 gene encoding uncharacterized protein LOC126979654 isoform X4, coding for MVTGSYRKRRDDELNSRFKPFWQIDDYNMRPEHQLKSIRYTTISNKRTQNRKYLKSTRVPTTEYITIRKNNVKHFTEKYLSFDELLRLRKVSADIYGARRAGENTTATTASADTKAQENTTEYTANTPFKRLKHCSRKLTCTWTAASLTNDPNKNRGSRTPPGYVEGCTRTSTCTRDDMNRNKMASTTDPSIEVESDSGGDDDDYCEKRALDIQRRNANIDIHDKTSLSLRDQEHSSSIIKPLDAINGNDKYACECDDSIRKKRELNEDDELVTKKCHKKRSKLSYGELFYLVVKKILSNWKNSDQNMSKRNCLCNSSVGGIVSNELVLTMSVTLNFVFISLKI
- the LOC126979730 gene encoding uncharacterized protein LOC126979730 isoform X3; its protein translation is MLNFTKLIITLYLQLVLKSVVQTTNYCEPQLCGNSKSHTMCIYKSETPAQSCVKYEKIIKSVEDKQAILNKINNRRNKVASGDIRSLPPAANMMKVEWNEELELFAQRWADQCVKHPADLDTCRDTETAAVGQNIATVYGESPGLNPFTLVDLWYMELFNANTSIIAGYRRSSMSSEHYNFFTQLVWAETSQVGCGGVKFQEVIDDNSNRKRTVYRLVCNFLPSGNIVGQPVYKEGDPCNQCPEYSSCDVDFTHLCSLVRASKFSTTLNFGKFTSEHTSKIESDEKTAENKRNVKENDHINNDSITEIQDAGNETSFDYFSHLFDYNKVTELLDKPITSSCKGIFAVDELIKLLKKNLVTDNSFKEMLLSTKSTLSESKFSDSKVDAIVSRIYSKKTTPLSTKATESDVVNSTLLADLVEAVIFRNRDKISTMAEDTMDTQMPSDVSPVRVRAELGEVQRNLEFTGHYFFPEDEDHTTETIDTAYYDTSDLPISDIVLEIEALKRNPATKDFIEEILDTDLISESPTKSSIVLNDNGYG
- the LOC126979730 gene encoding uncharacterized protein LOC126979730 isoform X1; translated protein: MLNFTKLIITLYLQLVLKSVVQTTNYCEPQLCGNSKSHTMCIYKSETPAQSCVKYEKIIKSVEDKQAILNKINNRRNKVASGDIRSLPPAANMMKVEWNEELELFAQRWADQCVKHPADLDTCRDTETAAVGQNIATVYGESPGLNPFTLVDLWYMELFNANTSIIAGYRRSSMSSEHYNFFTQLVWAETSQVGCGGVKFQEVIDDNSNRKRTVYRLVCNFLPSGNIVGQPVYKEGDPCNQCPEYSSCDVDFTHLCSLVRASKFSTTLNFGKFTSEHTSKIESDEKTAENKRNVKENDHINNDSITEIQDAGNETSFDYFSHLFDYNKVTELLDKPITSSCKGIFAVDELIKLLKKNLVTDNSFKEMLLSTKSTLSESKFSDSKVDAIVSRIYSKKTTPLSTKATESDVVNSTLLADLVEAVIFRNRDKISTMAEDTMDTQMPSDVSPVRVRAELGEVQRNLEFTGYIDLKKQKSPISTRVCSQLRSKRESPFNKNMTYNKKRSLCDDREVLTNYKAVLQDLASDLRELKLNEKFHCAHGASFLCLCNIYVFLILSLFYLFC